ACGCATTAAGGAAAAAGATGCTTCCCTCGTTTTTCAATTTATATTCTTTGAGCTGGTAGGTGTATGGCTCGTTTCCTTTATCCCTTTTCATCTGTCCTTTTTACTCTCGACCACATGGCAATTGGATGACTTTCAAGCACACTTTATCAGCACCTATGGATTGGTGACATTGTTAATTAGTCTTGCCTTAACTGCCGGATGTGCATATCTCTATTATCGCTATCGGTACGACAAAATAAAACAAATCATTCACCGTCAAAAGCTCGCAAAAATGATTTTGGAGAACGGATGGTATGAAACAAAACAAATTGCACAAGAGAGCTTTTTTAAGGATATTCCATCCAATAAAACGAAGGAAAAAATCAGCCATTTTCCAAAGATGTATTATCGGTATGAAAAAGGATTATTGTATATTCAAGTGGAAATAACGCTTGGTAAATATCAAGAACCCCTTTTAAATTTAGAGACTAAATTAGAAAGTGGGCTGTATTGTGAATTGGTATCAAAAGAGTTACATGATTCCTATGTGGAGTATGCCCTTTTCCATGATATGATTGCGAACCGTATTTCGATTGATGAAGTTGTTGCACAAAATGGACGCTTAAAGCTTATGAAGTCAATGGATTGGGAGTATGATAAGCTTCCCCATATGTTAATTGCTGGTGGAACAGGCGGTGGAAAGACATATTTTATTCTCACGCTGATTGAAGCGTTATTAAAAACAGATGCAAAGTTGTATATTTTAGATCCGAAAAATGCAGATTTAGCCGATCTAAATACTGTCATGCCCGATGTCTATTATAAAAAGGAAGACATGATGGTATGTATCGACCAATTTTATGAAGCGATGATGGCTCGAAGTGAAAAAATGAAACAGATGGAAGATTATAAAACAGGAGAAAACTATGCTTATTTGGGCTTAGCTCCTCATTTTTTAGTTTTTGACGAATACGTTGCATTTATGGAAATGCTTGCTTCTAAAGAGAGTACGACTGTATTAACGAAACTAAAACAAATTGTCATGTTGGGACGTCAAGCAGGTTTTTTTCTTATTCTTGCTTGTCAGCGTCCAGATGCAAAATATTTAGGGGATGGGATTCGTGATCAGTTTAATTTTCGTGTTGCGTTAGGAAGAATGTCCGAACTAGGATATGGCATGATGTTCGGATCGGATGTCCAAAAACAATTTTTCCTAAAACAAATCAAAGGACGCGGGTATGTCGATAAAGGAGATAATGTGATTTCTGAATTTTACACACCGCTTGTCCCAAAAGGTCATGATTTTCTAAAAGAAATTGAAAAATTAGTGTCATAAAGGCTGCCCAGTGCGGTGGCGTGCAACGCGAAAGCCGCCGTGCTGGGCTAAGCCTGCGTGGCGACAGCCACGCTTTACCCCCCTGTTTCTAACAGGGGGGTAGAAA
This genomic interval from Virgibacillus pantothenticus contains the following:
- a CDS encoding FtsK/SpoIIIE domain-containing protein, whose protein sequence is MKTFRRRGERIKEKDASLVFQFIFFELVGVWLVSFIPFHLSFLLSTTWQLDDFQAHFISTYGLVTLLISLALTAGCAYLYYRYRYDKIKQIIHRQKLAKMILENGWYETKQIAQESFFKDIPSNKTKEKISHFPKMYYRYEKGLLYIQVEITLGKYQEPLLNLETKLESGLYCELVSKELHDSYVEYALFHDMIANRISIDEVVAQNGRLKLMKSMDWEYDKLPHMLIAGGTGGGKTYFILTLIEALLKTDAKLYILDPKNADLADLNTVMPDVYYKKEDMMVCIDQFYEAMMARSEKMKQMEDYKTGENYAYLGLAPHFLVFDEYVAFMEMLASKESTTVLTKLKQIVMLGRQAGFFLILACQRPDAKYLGDGIRDQFNFRVALGRMSELGYGMMFGSDVQKQFFLKQIKGRGYVDKGDNVISEFYTPLVPKGHDFLKEIEKLVS